A genomic segment from Terriglobia bacterium encodes:
- a CDS encoding sigma 54-interacting transcriptional regulator: protein KAITEIFSQIQVAAGNTATVLIEGESGTGKELVAKAIHLESARAKQAFIAVDCGAIPESLIEAELFGAKKGSYTGATSDRPGLFEAAHRGTIFLDEISNTTPALQAKLLRVIQEREVRRIGETAGRSVDVRLVVASNQNLESMVEGGRFRKDLLYRLMVLHIKMPPLRKRPDDIPILAQAFLQKLNAANKTKKYFDSEAVNRLSTFQFPGNVRELQNAIERAFFSTKGSSIQSVSVESQAESLPAGSEDVQLWFKDLSEGRKDFWSAVYSKYKRRDISREKVLALVDFGLRSTRGNYKTMAERLRLKNKDYRRFMDFLRRSDCLLDFRPYRKLAPAGEN from the coding sequence AAAGCGATCACGGAGATCTTTTCGCAAATTCAGGTGGCAGCAGGCAATACCGCAACAGTATTAATCGAAGGTGAGAGCGGTACTGGAAAAGAGCTGGTTGCAAAAGCAATTCATCTCGAGAGTGCGCGCGCAAAACAGGCATTTATCGCCGTCGACTGCGGTGCGATTCCGGAATCGCTTATCGAAGCAGAATTGTTCGGAGCGAAAAAGGGCTCATATACAGGTGCGACGTCGGATCGGCCCGGCCTTTTTGAAGCCGCGCATCGAGGCACAATCTTTCTCGATGAAATTTCAAATACCACACCTGCTTTGCAGGCTAAACTGCTGCGCGTGATCCAGGAGAGGGAAGTGCGCCGGATCGGGGAGACAGCGGGCCGCTCCGTCGACGTTCGCCTGGTGGTCGCGAGCAACCAGAATCTCGAGTCAATGGTCGAGGGCGGCAGATTTCGGAAGGACCTGCTTTATCGCCTCATGGTGCTGCACATCAAGATGCCCCCATTACGCAAGCGCCCCGACGACATTCCGATACTCGCGCAAGCGTTTCTGCAGAAATTGAATGCCGCCAACAAAACAAAGAAATATTTCGACTCTGAGGCCGTGAATCGACTGTCCACCTTTCAGTTCCCGGGGAATGTACGCGAACTCCAAAATGCGATCGAGCGCGCGTTTTTCTCGACAAAGGGCAGCTCCATTCAGAGTGTCTCCGTCGAATCGCAAGCGGAGTCCCTTCCCGCGGGGAGTGAAGACGTGCAGTTGTGGTTCAAGGATCTGTCCGAGGGACGGAAGGATTTTTGGTCCGCTGTTTATAGCAAGTATAAGAGACGGGATATTTCACGGGAGAAGGTCCTGGCCCTGGTTGATTTCGGCTTGAGATCCACGCGAGGAAATTACAAGACCATGGCGGAACGCCTCCGGCTGAAAAATAAAGACTACCGGCGCTTTATGGATTTCCTCCGCCGGAGCGATTGTCTGCTCGACTTCAGGCCGTATCGCAAACTGGCGCCGGCCGGTGAGAATTGA